In a genomic window of Candidatus Thermoplasmatota archaeon:
- a CDS encoding NAD(P)-binding domain-containing protein, with translation MKPKVAIIGRGDAGSALARGLARAGYEAASAGREPARVREIALAADVVILAVPFESRFDALREAGDEALAGKVLVDVTNAVAPPDYDLALEPARGSGAEEVQARVPNARVVKTLNTVLAHHMETARAHGERLTAFVAGDDEAAKAVVRDLATDLGFDAVDCGPLVNARWLETMGYFAIQLAYGERLGSDIGIRLVH, from the coding sequence ATGAAGCCCAAGGTCGCGATCATCGGCCGAGGCGACGCCGGGAGCGCCCTTGCGCGGGGACTCGCCCGGGCGGGGTACGAGGCCGCCTCGGCGGGCCGCGAGCCCGCGCGGGTGCGCGAGATCGCGCTTGCCGCGGACGTCGTGATCCTCGCGGTCCCGTTCGAGAGCCGTTTCGACGCGCTCCGGGAGGCGGGCGACGAGGCGCTCGCCGGCAAGGTGCTCGTGGACGTCACGAACGCGGTCGCTCCGCCCGACTACGATCTTGCCCTGGAGCCCGCGCGCGGATCGGGGGCCGAGGAGGTCCAGGCGCGCGTCCCGAACGCGCGCGTGGTGAAGACGCTCAACACCGTGCTCGCGCACCACATGGAGACCGCGCGGGCCCATGGCGAACGCCTCACCGCGTTCGTCGCGGGCGACGATGAGGCGGCCAAGGCCGTCGTGCGCGATCTCGCGACCGACCTCGGCTTCGACGCCGTGGACTGCGGGCCGCTCGTGAACGCGCGGTGGCTGGAAACGATGGGGTACTTCGCGATCCAGCTCGCCTACGGGGAGCGCCTGGGGTCCGACATCGGGATCCGCCTCGTTCACTGA
- a CDS encoding tRNA (adenine-N1)-methyltransferase codes for MAPFAPGDRVVLLDPATGERLLVVVGGGVERVKGLGTVDLARLVGVEPGARFEYPGRAFIAVAPTVRDLLETVARKAQVVTPKDAARIVFEADLRAGARVVEAGVGSASLTLALARAVAPTGRVTTYEIREDFAEWGRANLARAGLADVAEVKVGDVAKDVVERDLDAFVLDVPEPWLAVSAAWNALKGGGVLVTYSPLVSQVEATHRALADHPFTVVRAFETMEREWVVGERGARPSFEMLGHTGFVTVARKRLQ; via the coding sequence ATGGCCCCTTTCGCCCCCGGCGACCGCGTCGTCCTCCTCGACCCCGCAACGGGCGAGCGCCTGCTCGTGGTCGTGGGCGGCGGCGTCGAGCGCGTGAAGGGGCTCGGCACCGTCGACCTCGCGCGACTCGTGGGCGTCGAGCCCGGCGCGCGGTTCGAATACCCGGGTCGGGCGTTCATCGCCGTCGCCCCGACCGTGCGGGATCTCCTCGAGACCGTCGCGCGGAAGGCGCAGGTCGTGACGCCGAAGGACGCGGCGCGCATCGTCTTTGAGGCCGACCTCCGAGCGGGCGCCCGTGTCGTCGAGGCGGGCGTCGGGAGCGCGAGCCTCACGCTCGCCCTCGCGCGCGCCGTCGCCCCGACCGGCCGCGTGACGACCTACGAGATCCGCGAGGACTTCGCCGAATGGGGCCGCGCGAACCTCGCTCGCGCCGGGCTCGCGGACGTCGCGGAGGTGAAGGTGGGCGACGTCGCGAAGGACGTCGTCGAGCGCGACCTCGATGCATTCGTCCTCGACGTGCCCGAACCCTGGCTCGCCGTTTCGGCCGCGTGGAACGCGCTCAAGGGCGGCGGCGTCCTCGTCACCTACAGCCCCCTCGTGAGCCAGGTCGAGGCGACGCATCGCGCGCTCGCGGACCATCCGTTCACGGTCGTCCGGGCGTTCGAGACGATGGAGCGCGAATGGGTCGTCGGAGAGCGCGGCGCGCGACCGAGCTTCGAGATGCTCGGCCACACGGGTTTCGTGACGGTCGCCCGCAAGCGCCTTCAGTGA